The Methanobrevibacter thaueri DNA window AATTCAGCAAAGTCATTTTTCTTGGGTTTTTGGTTACGCCAACATCTATTAAGCTCATAGTATCAATTCCAAATGAATCTCCGTTATCTTTCAGTAAAACATCAACTTTAGGTGACAGGCCTTTGCCCTTCATGTCAAGCTCATCCGGAAGGTCAATGAACAGCTTTCCCTTATCCTCTTCAAACACGATATTGTTTCCAATGCCTATGTAGACCTTGTCGTGCTCTGAGGTTAAAGGGATTCCTCCACGGTAGTTTTCAGCAATCTGTCTTAAATCATCACTTGTCCATTTGACAGGTTTGTTGAGACGCCTGTCCAGATCCGAATAGTCATACAGTCCGACTTCAAAAAGTTCATGTTTCATGTTATCACATTTTATTATAATATTTATTATATAATTTATTACTTATTTTATATTAACTTTTATTATATTTTTTGTGTGATAGTAGAGGAAAATGAGTCTGTAAAATTTTATAGGCTTTTTTAAAATTTAATTTTTTACACTTGAAGTTTCACTTCGATGAAAATTCATTCTAATTTTTCTTTAATTTTAATATAAATTGTTAAAAAATAGTAAATTACTTAAATAAGTGAGGACAAATAATAATTTATGACCAAACAAATCGTATCTGCCCTCAATAGTAATATAGACTTTATACAACTTAAACTTTACGATTTTTCTGATGAAAAAATTGATCAAGAAAAAATCATTTCAGAAAGACTAAATAAAAGTCCTAAAATTGAAAATACAAATCAAAAGCTATTTTTAGATGAAAATAATACTTTTAAATATGATAATCCTATTTGTCCAGTTTGTGGAAGTCATAAAATAATTAAAAAAGGCACTATAACAAAAAACAAACAAAATATCAATGGAAAAACCACAGAATTTAAAGAACAGCAATATCAGTGCAAAAAATGTGGAAAAAAATTTGGAATATACAATAATCCATTAATTGGTGAACATAAACAATTTTTACAAGAAATAATAGATAAAATTCCAGGAATAATGAAAATAGGATACCAATCACTTCGTAAAATAAGTAAATACTTTGAAATATTTCTTGGAATTCGAATATCTCACCAAACAATCAAGAACTGGTCCAACAAAAATCATGAAGAAACAATCAATAATGAAGAATTTGAATATTCTGGCTACTATTTGTATGATGAGCAATTTTTAAGACTTAATGGAGTTAGACATTACAGATTAACTTTATTTGATGCAATACTTAATATTCCGGTCTCAGAAAGAATAGTTCGCCGCAGAATACCGAAAAATACTAAAAAATTTATCTTAGATTCAACGGTATATAAACCATTTATATGCTTAACAACTGATTTATTTCCTATGTATCGTAACATAGCTGATGAAATAGGTGTTAATCATCAATTATGCACATTTCATTTGTTTCAAACAATACATCACAAATTAAAAGTGTATTGCAGAAGAAACAAGATTAATGGAAAAGAAAGAGATTATATCTATGAAAACGCGCAGGAATTAAAAGATTGTTTTAGACAAAACTCAACAAAAGAAGCAATAGAAAAATTTAAACAATATTTACAAAATTATATGGCCATACCAGTAGTATTAAAAGATTTTATAAGAAAACACATCATAAATCACTTTCACAGATATGTACAGCACTTAGATGATGAAAATATTGAAAGAACATCCAATAAAGTCGAAAATTACTACAGACAAACCAATCCAGAAATAATTAAGAAATTATACAAGACTAAAAATGGAATTCTAACATTTTTAGACTACCAAATGGAAAATTGGACCGAAAAACATCTAAAAATAAAATAAGCCTATAAAATTTTACAGACTCAGGAAAATATTAAAAAAAATAAGTTGTTAAATTAATTTTAATCTCAAAAAATGTTTTAAAAATTATGAATCAGAAAAAATATCATGAATTTTTAGACATGATAAAAAAAAATAAAGTTGTAAAAATAGCATATGGAAAATTACAATCATTTTTATGAATTATTGAAGAACCCATATATCACCTAATTCGCCCCTCGTCGAGACAAGGATATACAGGTGAAACTTTCCCATGAAAATTTTTACCTTCAAATAAACTATGCCAGTAAGATATCTCGATCCGTTTTAATAAAAAATGAAAATAATCTATGTACAATTAAAAAAAAAAGAAGTTAATGAATATATTTAATCTTTTTAAATACTTCATCAGCTCTTTTTAATGATTCTACCTCTTTTGGTGTTGACGGAGAATTTAATTTTTCAATGAATCTTTTTGCATCGATACCATCTAATGTTGGTGTAGCATTAACTTTACTTGCCATGATTTACATCCTCCATATTTTAACTATTATATTAAATAGTATATTGCACTTTATTTTTAATGCTTAATAAGATTAGTGTTTTGTTATTTAAGCTAATGATTTAGTAAAAACATATGTTAAACTAACTTTAAAATCAGCAGTTCACTTTTTTCATCTTTAGAAAACCCCTCATATCTAATCAAATATAGATTGAAAAAATAAATAATGAAAATCAGTTAAGTTATAAAGGATAGAAACCATTGGTTTCATACTTGGTTTTCAACCATCTTTCAAGCATCTTGTCTGCAAGGACAAATTTCCTTTCACGATTGAATTCGATTATTCCCTGATTGGAAAGTGAATCTATGAATCTTGTTATGCTGGATTTCGCATAACCCAGCTCATTGTCCAAATCTGCCCTATTTGATCCTTCATGCTCCAGAAGATATATTATGAAATCCTTTTCTCC harbors:
- a CDS encoding transposase; protein product: MTKQIVSALNSNIDFIQLKLYDFSDEKIDQEKIISERLNKSPKIENTNQKLFLDENNTFKYDNPICPVCGSHKIIKKGTITKNKQNINGKTTEFKEQQYQCKKCGKKFGIYNNPLIGEHKQFLQEIIDKIPGIMKIGYQSLRKISKYFEIFLGIRISHQTIKNWSNKNHEETINNEEFEYSGYYLYDEQFLRLNGVRHYRLTLFDAILNIPVSERIVRRRIPKNTKKFILDSTVYKPFICLTTDLFPMYRNIADEIGVNHQLCTFHLFQTIHHKLKVYCRRNKINGKERDYIYENAQELKDCFRQNSTKEAIEKFKQYLQNYMAIPVVLKDFIRKHIINHFHRYVQHLDDENIERTSNKVENYYRQTNPEIIKKLYKTKNGILTFLDYQMENWTEKHLKIK